TTGTATGCATCCGGACGCTTCCGGATTTATTCGTGGTGGGCCCACCAGGGGTCGAACCTGGGACCATCCGGTTATGAGCCGGGGGCTCTACCAACTGAGCTATGGGCCCGTGCGTGACGGATTGCGGTTGTTATGTCCTGCATCCAAAGTTTGTCAAGCGCTCCGACGACGTTCCTTGACATGTCCGATGGCCGCGCGGCCGGCCAAAGCGCCCTCGCCCACGGCGACGCTGATCTGCAAAAAACGGCCGACACAATCCCCGGCGGCAAAAACCCCAGGCACATTGGTCCGTTGCTCGCGGTCGGTTTCGATGAACTGGCCATTGCGGGCCAAGCCCAGGGTATAGGCAAAATCGCTGGACGAGGCCTGACCCATGGCCACGAACAATCCCTGGGCATCAAGCTCCTTCCCGGAGTCCAGGACGGCCCGTTCCAAGCCACCGTCACCAGCCAGGGACGTCACCTTGTCCTCGAGCACGGGGATATCGCTCTCGCGCAGTCGGTACAGGAATTCCTCGCTCATGGATACTTCCTTGCCCTGGGCGCAGACCGTGACCCGTGGCGTGTACTGGGTCAGTTCCAGGGCCTGATTGGCGGCGAAATTGCCCTCGCCCACAACCAGCACCGGCTTGCCACGCATGAAAAAACCATCGCAACTGACACAGTAGGACACGCCCTTGCCCTCGTAATCGCCCAGGTTGTCGATGCCGGGACGGATGCGGGACACGCCCGTGGCCAGGATCAAGGCCTGGGCCGAAATTTCCTGGGTTTCGGTCTTGCCAACGAACGCACCATCCTCGGTCTGATGCACGCCCAAAACCCGGTCACACCGCATGCCCGCGCCGAATTTGGCGGCCTGCAGACGACCGCGTTCGATCAAATCCTTGCCGGAAATGGATTCCATGAACCCAAAATAATTGTCGATGTCATAATCCCCCGCGACCTTGGGAGCGCATCCAAGAATCAGGGTGTCCATGCCGGCGCGGGCGGTGTAGATGGCGGCGGAAAGTCCGGCCGGGCCTTGGCCGATAATAAGAATGTCAACATGTTCCATGGCAGCCTCCTGAAGGTGAAAGATCCGAGGTTGGTTGATAAGTCCGCCGGGCGGCGAAGGCAACGCGCCCTTTCAGATTTCACAAACCGGACGCCGCAGACAGGATTCCAGGGTCCGGGCCAAGGTGGTCAGATCCACGGGCTTGGGGATGGTCATGCACACGCCGGGAAACAGGCGGCACATCTCGTCGCTGGTCTGATTGGTGATCAGGGCGACGCGGGTGGCCGGCGAGGAATGCTTGATGGCCACGCACAAATTCTCCAGTTCCGCCTGGGAGACATCCTCGCACAAAACCAGGTCGTACCGTTGGGAGGTCCCCAGGATCATGCCCAGACCATGCGCGAGATTGGGAGCCGCGCACGACTGGTAGCCAAGCCGGGCCAGCAGGGAAGAAATGGAGGCCCGCACCTCGGGATGGGATTCGATGATCAGGATTCGCTCCGCCAACCCCTGCGGCAGGGGGCAGCTCAACGGATCATCCCAGGTCAGGTCCATGCCGGGAGTCGTGGGGAGAAAGACGGAAACCGTGGTCCCCTGACCCGGCGTGGACTCGATGCGCAAACGCCCCTTGAGTGTCTTGACGAATTTCTTGGTCACGAACAAACCCAGGCCCGTACCCTCGTCCGGGGGTTTGGTGGTGAAAAACGGCTCGCACAGCCGTTCCACGTCCTCCACCCCCTCGCCGTTGTCCGCGATGGCCAAAAGGATCAGGTCCATGCCCGATGGCGGCACCATCATCCCGCGCCGATCCTCGGGGCAGACATGGGCCCAAATCCGCAGCCGGGGCGCGACCCTGTCGCGCATGGCGTGGATGGCGTTGGTGACCAGATTCATGACCACCTGCTGTACATGGGCCGGATCGCCAAAAAGCAGGCCAAGATTGTCGTCGATGTCGGCGACGATTTCGATTCGGGACGGAGTGGTGCCCTTGATGATGTTCAGGGTCTCGCGCAAAACGGCGGTCAGGGGAAAAAGAACGAACTCATCGTGCATCTTCCCGGTAAAATGCAGGATACTGCGGATCAGGGACGCGCCGCGCTGACAAACCCGGCCGATACGGTCCATATCCTCCTGGTCCGGCAGGGCGCCTGAGAGGACCGAATCGCGGATAAGCTCGTTGGAAAAAGAAATGGCCGACAGGATATTATTGAAATCATGGGCCATGCCTCCGGCCAAAGTGCCAATGACGCCCAATTTCTGCTGTTTGTGAAACTGAATTTCCAGCTCGCGGTTGGCCTTGTGCAATTCCTCGGTGCGGATCAACACCAACTGTTCCAAGTTGAGCCGGTAATTCTCGTTTTCCCGGATCAGGGCCGCCCGTTCCAGGGCTTTGTCCACGGCATGATCCAGGACGGACATGGAGGGGATGGGTTTGACCAGATAATCCCAG
The sequence above is a segment of the Deltaproteobacteria bacterium genome. Coding sequences within it:
- a CDS encoding hybrid sensor histidine kinase/response regulator; the protein is MPPSKPAATILVVDDDPFVRATTGTYLRSKGFVVLEAENGRQALEMLQTHGPDLLLVDLKMPVMDGLELLFRMSEKLVRTPVLVFSGEGGLDEAVEALRRGAWDYLVKPIPSMSVLDHAVDKALERAALIRENENYRLNLEQLVLIRTEELHKANRELEIQFHKQQKLGVIGTLAGGMAHDFNNILSAISFSNELIRDSVLSGALPDQEDMDRIGRVCQRGASLIRSILHFTGKMHDEFVLFPLTAVLRETLNIIKGTTPSRIEIVADIDDNLGLLFGDPAHVQQVVMNLVTNAIHAMRDRVAPRLRIWAHVCPEDRRGMMVPPSGMDLILLAIADNGEGVEDVERLCEPFFTTKPPDEGTGLGLFVTKKFVKTLKGRLRIESTPGQGTTVSVFLPTTPGMDLTWDDPLSCPLPQGLAERILIIESHPEVRASISSLLARLGYQSCAAPNLAHGLGMILGTSQRYDLVLCEDVSQAELENLCVAIKHSSPATRVALITNQTSDEMCRLFPGVCMTIPKPVDLTTLARTLESCLRRPVCEI
- a CDS encoding NAD(P)/FAD-dependent oxidoreductase; translation: MEHVDILIIGQGPAGLSAAIYTARAGMDTLILGCAPKVAGDYDIDNYFGFMESISGKDLIERGRLQAAKFGAGMRCDRVLGVHQTEDGAFVGKTETQEISAQALILATGVSRIRPGIDNLGDYEGKGVSYCVSCDGFFMRGKPVLVVGEGNFAANQALELTQYTPRVTVCAQGKEVSMSEEFLYRLRESDIPVLEDKVTSLAGDGGLERAVLDSGKELDAQGLFVAMGQASSSDFAYTLGLARNGQFIETDREQRTNVPGVFAAGDCVGRFLQISVAVGEGALAGRAAIGHVKERRRSA